A stretch of the Haloarcula ordinaria genome encodes the following:
- a CDS encoding CRISPR-associated protein Cas4 encodes MPPHTFRDLETAAYCPRKLYYRRRDGPPDVPDDVGQVRDLAFDYERLLSDDAALLAAPVEVAPGTFRDRVRAARRRLDHWDRLVDPAGRDVFLSGKDARGVAHKVLALPDAGPRPSLVFAGAPPDQGVWEPQSVRLVAAAKALAWEHECEVERAYAEYPAYGTIRCVDLSVRRTGQYRRAVRTADSVDGPPARAATDAKCSPCDYRENCGVQTRSLRSIL; translated from the coding sequence ATGCCGCCACACACCTTCCGGGACCTGGAGACGGCCGCGTACTGCCCGCGCAAGCTCTACTACCGCCGTCGGGACGGGCCGCCCGACGTCCCCGACGACGTGGGCCAGGTACGCGACCTCGCCTTCGATTACGAGCGACTGCTGTCGGACGACGCGGCGCTGCTCGCCGCCCCCGTCGAGGTGGCGCCGGGGACGTTCCGCGACCGGGTCCGGGCCGCGCGACGGCGACTCGACCACTGGGACCGGTTGGTCGACCCGGCCGGCCGCGACGTCTTCCTCTCGGGAAAGGACGCCCGTGGCGTCGCACACAAGGTGCTCGCACTCCCCGACGCGGGGCCACGACCGTCGCTCGTCTTCGCCGGCGCGCCGCCGGATCAGGGCGTCTGGGAGCCCCAGAGCGTCCGCCTGGTCGCGGCCGCGAAGGCCCTCGCCTGGGAACACGAGTGCGAGGTCGAGCGGGCCTACGCCGAGTATCCGGCCTACGGCACGATACGGTGCGTCGACCTCTCGGTGCGCCGGACCGGGCAGTATCGACGGGCCGTCCGGACCGCCGACAGCGTCGACGGCCCGCCAGCACGCGCCGCTACCGACGCGAAGTGTTCCCCCTGTGACTACCGCGAGAACTGTGGGGTACAGACCCGCTCGCTGCGCTCGATACTGTAG
- a CDS encoding (Fe-S)-binding protein, with product MSLALQTTTRPTFWRIGDVGKAVFYYLAAVAILVFLFGTYERVRRYTQGSEDPFERLDDLPGRTLAAARLALSNRKQLDRDVVAGVMHAFVVWGFLTLLIGTTILGIDMDLYRPLTGDSFFVGDFYLSYSVVMDAMGLLFVVGVGVALWRRYGRRLDRLHGRHTSREDDLFLGALFVLGVGGYLTEGVRILGTSATRDVSFETVSFVGWFVKDLLSFAGVTPEMAAGAYPAIWWSHALVALWFVAWIPYAKPFHMLSSFANLVTRDEQAGVRLPGVPADAAPEDIGPSEIDDFSWKQLLDHDACTKCGRCSSVCPAKASGRPLDPRDVILDLKRYREERDAGGEDIPIIADGGTSVIDARTMESCMSCMACMDACPVDIEHVTQFTEMNRRLTESGEMNEHVQDAMMNVFQHGNTFGDPERKRPDWTDDLDFEVPDARDQPVEYLWYVGDYPSYDERNQRVARALARVFESAGVDYGILYEAERTDGNDVRRVGEEGLYEMLVEDNAGAIGDCEFESIVCTDPHSYNTFKNEYPEFEACEWESRDVFHYTQVVADLAESGALGLQGTELDDTVTYHDPCHLGRFNDVFEAPRDLVRATGADLHEMPRNRADSFCCGGGGGGLWMDLEEDTKPSEERLREALEDTDAPVERFVVACPMCMTMYEDGRKTGGFEDDLEVVGLTELLAEALEA from the coding sequence ATGTCACTGGCCCTCCAGACGACCACGCGGCCGACGTTCTGGCGCATCGGGGACGTCGGCAAGGCCGTCTTCTACTACCTCGCGGCCGTCGCCATCCTCGTGTTCCTGTTCGGGACCTACGAGCGGGTCCGCCGGTACACGCAGGGGAGCGAGGACCCGTTCGAGCGGCTCGACGACCTGCCGGGCCGGACGCTCGCAGCCGCCCGACTGGCGCTGTCGAACCGCAAGCAGCTGGACCGCGACGTCGTCGCTGGCGTGATGCACGCGTTCGTCGTCTGGGGCTTTCTGACGCTGCTCATCGGCACGACGATACTGGGCATCGACATGGACCTCTACCGCCCGCTGACTGGCGACTCCTTTTTCGTCGGGGACTTCTACCTCTCGTACTCCGTCGTGATGGACGCGATGGGGCTCCTCTTTGTGGTGGGCGTCGGCGTCGCGCTCTGGCGGCGTTACGGCCGCCGACTGGACCGGCTCCACGGCCGGCACACCTCGCGCGAGGACGACCTCTTCCTGGGCGCGCTGTTCGTGCTCGGCGTCGGCGGCTACCTCACCGAGGGTGTCCGGATTCTGGGAACGTCGGCGACTCGGGACGTGAGCTTCGAGACGGTGAGTTTCGTCGGCTGGTTCGTCAAAGACCTGCTTTCCTTCGCGGGTGTGACACCCGAGATGGCCGCCGGAGCGTACCCCGCAATCTGGTGGAGCCACGCGCTCGTCGCCCTGTGGTTCGTCGCCTGGATCCCCTACGCCAAGCCGTTCCACATGCTCTCCTCCTTCGCCAACCTCGTCACCCGCGACGAGCAGGCTGGCGTCCGGCTGCCGGGTGTGCCCGCCGACGCCGCTCCCGAAGACATCGGCCCGAGCGAGATAGACGACTTCTCGTGGAAGCAGCTGCTCGACCACGACGCCTGCACGAAGTGCGGTCGCTGTTCGTCGGTCTGCCCCGCGAAGGCCTCGGGCCGGCCACTCGACCCCCGGGACGTCATCCTGGACCTGAAGCGCTATCGGGAGGAACGCGACGCCGGCGGGGAGGACATCCCGATAATCGCGGACGGTGGCACGTCGGTCATCGACGCCCGGACGATGGAGTCGTGCATGTCCTGCATGGCCTGCATGGACGCCTGCCCGGTGGACATCGAGCACGTCACGCAGTTCACCGAGATGAACCGCCGGCTCACCGAGTCCGGCGAGATGAACGAACACGTCCAGGACGCGATGATGAACGTCTTCCAGCACGGCAACACCTTCGGCGACCCCGAGCGCAAGCGCCCCGACTGGACCGACGACCTGGACTTCGAGGTGCCCGACGCCCGCGACCAGCCGGTCGAGTACCTCTGGTACGTCGGCGACTACCCGAGTTACGACGAGCGAAACCAGCGCGTCGCCCGGGCGCTCGCTCGCGTCTTCGAGTCGGCGGGCGTGGACTACGGCATCCTCTACGAGGCCGAACGGACCGACGGCAACGACGTCCGCCGCGTCGGCGAGGAGGGCCTCTACGAGATGCTCGTCGAGGACAACGCCGGCGCCATCGGAGACTGCGAGTTCGAGTCCATCGTCTGTACCGACCCCCACTCGTACAACACCTTCAAGAACGAGTACCCCGAGTTCGAGGCCTGCGAGTGGGAGTCAAGAGACGTGTTCCACTACACGCAGGTCGTCGCCGACCTCGCCGAATCCGGCGCGCTCGGACTACAGGGGACCGAACTCGACGACACGGTGACCTACCACGACCCCTGTCACCTCGGACGGTTCAACGACGTCTTCGAGGCCCCCCGGGACCTCGTCCGGGCGACCGGCGCCGACCTCCACGAGATGCCGCGCAACCGCGCCGACTCCTTCTGCTGTGGCGGCGGCGGTGGCGGTCTCTGGATGGACCTCGAAGAAGACACCAAACCCAGCGAGGAGCGCCTGCGCGAGGCCCTGGAGGACACCGACGCCCCGGTCGAGCGGTTCGTCGTCGCCTGCCCGATGTGCATGACGATGTACGAGGACGGCCGCAAGACCGGCGGGTTCGAAGACGACCTCGAGGTCGTGGGGCTGACCGAACTGCTGGCCGAGGCCCTCGAGGCCTGA
- a CDS encoding conditioned medium-induced protein 4, producing the protein MDEKTESLRDIFVDVAGEDSVTESQEAGRGSLTDVDEATVDERLGDVVARMRDRYEFHTDLDDASLVALVRAFYEGHGDDDIAADLDVAASAVLEARLDLHLFRESDDDAPFDVAAFRRRVSEGADDAALAATFDRDGETVAHYRRVVAAQTAARRVSHRFQSEFEDVLTDAGLATRHTAALREDGLDEATEDIDSLDSDADISM; encoded by the coding sequence ATGGACGAGAAGACCGAATCACTCCGTGACATCTTCGTGGACGTCGCCGGCGAGGACTCGGTCACGGAATCGCAAGAGGCGGGCCGCGGGTCGCTGACCGACGTCGACGAGGCCACGGTCGACGAGCGGCTCGGCGACGTCGTCGCCCGGATGCGCGACCGCTACGAGTTCCACACCGACCTCGACGACGCGTCGCTCGTCGCGCTCGTTAGAGCGTTCTACGAAGGCCACGGTGACGACGACATCGCGGCCGACCTCGACGTCGCTGCGTCGGCCGTGCTCGAGGCCCGCCTGGACCTCCACCTCTTTCGCGAGTCTGACGACGACGCGCCCTTCGACGTCGCCGCGTTCCGCCGCCGCGTGAGCGAGGGCGCTGACGACGCCGCCCTGGCTGCGACCTTCGACAGGGACGGAGAGACGGTGGCCCACTACCGCCGCGTCGTCGCGGCACAGACGGCTGCACGCCGGGTCAGCCACCGGTTCCAGAGCGAGTTCGAGGACGTGCTGACCGACGCCGGCCTCGCGACGCGACACACCGCCGCTCTCCGCGAAGACGGCCTGGACGAGGCCACCGAGGACATCGACTCGCTGGACTCCGACGCCGACATCTCGATGTGA